Proteins encoded within one genomic window of Glycine soja cultivar W05 chromosome 1, ASM419377v2, whole genome shotgun sequence:
- the LOC114408954 gene encoding auxin-responsive protein IAA8-like isoform X2 produces the protein MMSPPAVVTEEEGRSNVSSTVASGSSQSLDRFSQNGAGLKERNYLGLSDCSSVDSSASTVPSLCDEKKENMNLKATELRLGLPGSQSPEREPDLFSLSPAKLDEKPLFPLLPTKDGICLSAQKTVVSGNKRGFADTMDGFSQGKFAGNTGMNAMLSPRPSGAQPSAMKEIPSKLQERPCSTKNGTGHNHTGASISGSAPASKAQVVGWPPIRSFRKNSMATTTNKNNDEVDGKPGVGALFVKVSMDGAPYLRKVDLRSYTTYQELSSALEKMFLSCFTLGQCGSHGAPGREMLSESKLRDLLHGSEYVLTYEDKDGDWMLVGDVPWEMFIDTCKRLKIMKGSDAIGLAPRAMEKSKSRS, from the exons ATGATGTCGCCGCCGGCGGTGGTAACGGAGGAGGAGGGGCGGAGCAACGTGTCGTCGACCGTGGCGTCCGGTTCTTCGCAATCCTTGGACCGTTTCTCTCAGAATGGGGCTGGATTGAAAGAACGAAATTACTTAGGGTTATCTGATTGCTCATCAGTTGATAGCAGTGCCTCTACTGTGCCAAGCTTGTGTGATGAGAAAAAGGAGAACATGAATTTGAAGGCTACAGAGTTGAGGCTGGGTCTTCCCGGATCCCAATCGCCTGAAAGGGAGCCGGATCTTTTCTCTTTAAGCCCAGCAAAGCTTGATGAGAAGCCACTGTTCCCTTTGCTTCCTACTAAAGACGGGATTTGCTTGTCGGCGCAAAAAACTGTTGTTTCTGGCAACAAAAGAGGTTTTGCTGATACCATGGATGGGTTTTCTCAG GGGAAGTTCGCTGGTAATACAGGGATGAACGCAATGCTATCACCTAGGCCTTCTGGAGCTCAGCCTTCTGCTATGAAAGAAATACCAAGCAAGTTGCAAGAAAGGCCCTGTTCAACTAAGAATGGAACCGGTCATAACCATACAGGTGCTTCCATCAGTGGCAGCGCACCGGCTTCTAA GGCACAGGTTGTTGGTTGGCCTCCTATAAGATCTTTTAGGAAAAACTCGATGGCCACGACAACTAACAAGAACAATGATGAAGTGGATGGGAAACCAGGTGTTGGCGCACTCTTTGTGAAGGTCAGCATGGATGGTGCTCCGTATCTTAGGAAGGTAGATCTAAGAAGTTATACAACTTATCAGGAACTATCATCTGCCCTTGAGAAGATGTTCCTAAGCTGTTTTACCCTAG GTCAGTGTGGTTCCCATGGAGCTCCAGGAAGAGAAATGTTGAGTGAGAGCAAGTTGAGGGATCTTCTGCATGGTTCTGAGTATGTTCTCACTTATGAAGATAAAGATGGAGATTGGATGCTTGTAGGGGATGTACCATGGGA
- the LOC114408954 gene encoding auxin-responsive protein IAA8-like isoform X1 — MHDIFVFSFKKTRLVCLCVWSMMSPPAVVTEEEGRSNVSSTVASGSSQSLDRFSQNGAGLKERNYLGLSDCSSVDSSASTVPSLCDEKKENMNLKATELRLGLPGSQSPEREPDLFSLSPAKLDEKPLFPLLPTKDGICLSAQKTVVSGNKRGFADTMDGFSQGKFAGNTGMNAMLSPRPSGAQPSAMKEIPSKLQERPCSTKNGTGHNHTGASISGSAPASKAQVVGWPPIRSFRKNSMATTTNKNNDEVDGKPGVGALFVKVSMDGAPYLRKVDLRSYTTYQELSSALEKMFLSCFTLGQCGSHGAPGREMLSESKLRDLLHGSEYVLTYEDKDGDWMLVGDVPWEMFIDTCKRLKIMKGSDAIGLAPRAMEKSKSRS, encoded by the exons ATGCAcgacatttttgttttttcttttaaaaaaactcg TTTGGTTTGTTTGTGTGTTTGGAGTATGATGTCGCCGCCGGCGGTGGTAACGGAGGAGGAGGGGCGGAGCAACGTGTCGTCGACCGTGGCGTCCGGTTCTTCGCAATCCTTGGACCGTTTCTCTCAGAATGGGGCTGGATTGAAAGAACGAAATTACTTAGGGTTATCTGATTGCTCATCAGTTGATAGCAGTGCCTCTACTGTGCCAAGCTTGTGTGATGAGAAAAAGGAGAACATGAATTTGAAGGCTACAGAGTTGAGGCTGGGTCTTCCCGGATCCCAATCGCCTGAAAGGGAGCCGGATCTTTTCTCTTTAAGCCCAGCAAAGCTTGATGAGAAGCCACTGTTCCCTTTGCTTCCTACTAAAGACGGGATTTGCTTGTCGGCGCAAAAAACTGTTGTTTCTGGCAACAAAAGAGGTTTTGCTGATACCATGGATGGGTTTTCTCAG GGGAAGTTCGCTGGTAATACAGGGATGAACGCAATGCTATCACCTAGGCCTTCTGGAGCTCAGCCTTCTGCTATGAAAGAAATACCAAGCAAGTTGCAAGAAAGGCCCTGTTCAACTAAGAATGGAACCGGTCATAACCATACAGGTGCTTCCATCAGTGGCAGCGCACCGGCTTCTAA GGCACAGGTTGTTGGTTGGCCTCCTATAAGATCTTTTAGGAAAAACTCGATGGCCACGACAACTAACAAGAACAATGATGAAGTGGATGGGAAACCAGGTGTTGGCGCACTCTTTGTGAAGGTCAGCATGGATGGTGCTCCGTATCTTAGGAAGGTAGATCTAAGAAGTTATACAACTTATCAGGAACTATCATCTGCCCTTGAGAAGATGTTCCTAAGCTGTTTTACCCTAG GTCAGTGTGGTTCCCATGGAGCTCCAGGAAGAGAAATGTTGAGTGAGAGCAAGTTGAGGGATCTTCTGCATGGTTCTGAGTATGTTCTCACTTATGAAGATAAAGATGGAGATTGGATGCTTGTAGGGGATGTACCATGGGA